From a single Pelmatolapia mariae isolate MD_Pm_ZW linkage group LG20, Pm_UMD_F_2, whole genome shotgun sequence genomic region:
- the sox18 gene encoding transcription factor SOX-7 has translation MNLTKPSLSRVSQVPLGGPWTSRTPSPASDSEMGFEQKLSEDCSSPDRTGNMRRGEPRMCLTHSSGGQSPDLNQAGGTSAGDGKAAGAEQRIRRPMNAFMVWAKDERKRLALQNPDLHNAVLSKMLGQSWKSLSAVEKRPFVEEAERLRVQHLQDHPNYKYRPRRKKTTKKLKRVEPGLLLHSLAQGGAPGLGLGPGVSPLGAENVSGGSAYGHPGVQPPHHHSHHLLPSLGHFRDLQASGHSELESYGLPTPEMSPLDILEDGAGESVFFPQHMQEEGGMGVWSGYQHHLHHHNQHYTHHYNNHSHHSSIHGQGSGMTLSTRMTSAESNMMSSMSSLTSLSSKLNLTHVSGHQVTLRSPVKCPPPLPDPSSPVSYHQPCNSLSEPIKCHQPPLSSAPVGYFSQLYGNGTPKAPHFTSSHLGQLSPPPETTSSCSTSSIPPPSTFPPSVNLDNSNLDSSGQLGASSAEFWAEVDRHEFDQYVNVRRNRDEAYGLGGECGGVSKVVGGRSSSIVGSSNNSIVSSAVNRDVGGVVGGIGGCDDGSSPLISALSDASSAVYYSTCITG, from the exons ATGAATTTAACCAAGCCTAGCCTTTCTAGAGTCAGCCAGGTGCCTCTTGGGGGCCCCTGGACTTCAAGGACCCCGAGTCCTGCTTCTGATTCTGAAATGGGTTTTGAACAGAAGCTCTCTGAGGATTGCAGTTCTCCAGACAGAACTGGGAATATGAGGAGAGGGGAACCAAGGATGTGTTTGACGCACAGTTCAGGGGGACAGAGTCCTGATCTGAACCAGGCTGGAGGCACGTCAGCGGGTGATGGGAAAGCTGCGGGGGCTGAGCAGAGGATTCGCAGGCCAATGAATGCCTTCATGGTCTGGGCTAAAGATGAGAGGAAGCGGCTGGCCCTGCAGAACCCGGACCTACACAACGCTGTGCTCAGCAAGATGCTCG GTCAGTCGTGGAAGTCCCTGAGCGCCGTAGAGAAGCGACCATTCGTAGAGGAAGCAGAGCGTCTTCGTGTCCAACACCTCCAGGATCACCCAAACTATAAGTACCGACCTCGCCGCAAAAAAACCACCAAGAAGCTTAAACGTGTTGAACCAGGGCTTCTGCTGCACAGCTTAGCCCAGGGTGGGGCACCAGGCTTGGGTTTAGGACCTGGTGTCAGTCCTTTGGGTGCAGAAAATGTCTCTGGAGGTTCTGCTTACGGGCATCCAGGTGTCCAACCTCCACATCATCACTCTCATCACCTGCTTCCATCTCTGGGCCATTTCAGGGACCTCCAGGCCTCAGGACACTCAGAGCTAGAAAGCTATGGCTTGCCCACTCCAGAAATGTCCCCACTGGACATTCTGGAAGATGGAGCTGGGGAATCTGTGTTTTTTCCCCAACATAtgcaggaggagggagggatggGAGTTTGGAGTGGGTACCAACACCACCTTCACCATCATAATCAGCATTACACCcaccactacaacaaccacagccaCCACAGCTCCATACACGGCCAGGGTTCAGGAATGACTTTAAGCACCAGAATGACTTCTGCTGAATCGAACATGATGTCGAGCATGAGCTCTCTCACTTCACTCAGCTCCAAGCTAAATCTCACACATGTTTCTGGTCACCAGGTCACTTTAAGAAGTCCCGTAAAGTGCCCGCCACCACTGCCCGATCCTTCCTCCCCAGTTTCATACCACCAGCCCTGCAACAGCCTCTCTGAGCCAATAAAATGCCACCAGCCCCCACTGAGCTCTGCTCCGGTTGGTTATTTCAGTCAGCTGTATGGAAACGGCACCCCTAAAGCTCCTCATTTCACTTCTTCTCATCTGGGGCAGCTTTCACCTCCTCCTGAAACGACTTCTTCCTGCTCAACCTCATCCATTCCCCCACCATCCactttccctccctctgtgaaTTTGGATAATTCAAATCTGGATTCCTCTGGCCAGCTGGGGGCTTCGTCTGCTGAATTTTGGGCTGAAGTGGACAGGCATGAATTTGACCAGTATGTAAATGTTCGGAGAAATCGAGATGAGGCTTATGGACTGGGCGGGGAATGTGGTGGTGTGTCCAAGGTTGTGGGTGGCCGTAGTAGCAGTATTGTTGGAAGTAGCAATAATAGTATTGTTAGTAGTGCAGTTAATAGGGATGTTGGTGGTGTGGTGGGTGGCATTGGTGGGTGTGATGATGGAAGCAGCCCTCTTATATCTGCTCTGTCTGATGCAAGCAGCGCTGTCTATTACAGCACCTGTATCACTGGATAA